The Hyalangium gracile genome includes the window CCCCGTCCGCGATGCCATCCCCGTTCGCGTCCTCCGGGTCACCGCAGCCGATCACCATGGCCGACACGAGGGCCATCACCAGCTTCTTCATCGTCCCCACCTTTAAAGTTTTTCTGAAGAGTCAGCGCCGCGACACTGGCGGCGGGGGCACACTCTCCGACTCAGGCCCGGGACGTCAAGGTGGTGACAGCCGGATCAACCCATCACGTCCCTGGGAGCAGCCCGGAAGGCCATGCCCTCCGCCCGCAGCCCCCGTCTTGATACGGTTTTCCCTTATGGACGTGAACGACCCATGCCTCGGCTGCGCCATCGTCCGGGGAGCCACGCGCCCCCCCGGCGGCATCATCGCCCGTGCTCCCGGGCTGGTGCTCCACGGCGTCGCCGCTCCCAGCCCCGTGCCGGGCTGGGTGGTCATCTCCAGCGAGCGCCACCTCCGCGCCCTCTATGAGCTGGACGAGGCCGAGTCCCGGGAGCTGGGCGCCTTCGCCGCCCGGGTGATGCGCGCCCAGCGCGAGGTGCTCGGCGCCGAGCACGCCTACGCCTTCGCCATCGGCGACGTGCTCCGCCACTTCCACCTCCACCTCGTGCCTCGCTTCCCGGACACGCCCCAGCGCCTGTGGGGCCGCGCCGTCTTCGATGCCCCCTCGGCCGAGCACCGCTCCCCCGAGGAGCTGGAGGCCGCGGCGAAGCGCCTCGCCGCCGCGCTGGCCACCGGGCCCTGAGCGCTCCCGAGCCTCCCCTGCCCGCCTGCCTGCCCTGGGCGGGGTGGATTTCCAGGGTCGCCCCGTGGACCTCGTCCCTCCGGGTAGGGAGAATGCCGGCGCTCCCATGTCCTCGCTTCGCCCTGTCCTGCTCGCCCTGTCCCTGCTGCTCGTGCCCTGGCTGGCGCGGGCCAACAACACCGCGGACGAGGCGGACGTCGCCTTCGAGCTCGGCAACGAGGCCTACTCGAAGGGCAACTACAACGAGGCGCTGCGCTCCTACTTCACCAGCTACCGCCTGGTCCCCAACCGCAACGTCCTCTTCAACATCGCCCGCTGCTACGAGGCGCAGAACCGCTTCAACGAGGCCTACCGCTACTACAACGACCTGCTCGCCGGAGAGCCCCTCCCGGACGACGACGCCGCCGAGGTCCGCCGCGCGCTGGAGCGGCTCCGCCCCAAGGTGGCCCTCGTGCGCGTGGCCACCACCCCCGAGGGCGCCGAGGTCTACATCGACCGCACGGACCTGGGCAGCCGCGGGCGCTCGCCGCAGACGCTCGCGCTGTCCCCCGGCCGCCACAAGGTGATGGTGAGGAAGGAGGGCTACCGCCCCGCCGAGGCCTCCGTCGTCGTCTCTCGCGGCCGCTCCGTCTCGCAGGAGTTCGAGCTGGCCCTCATCACCGGCACCGTGGAGCTCACCGGCACTCCCGCGGGCGCCGAGGTGCGCACCGCCCCCGACGGCGCCGCGCTCGCCCAGCTGCCCGGAAAGCTGGACCTGCCGCCCGGCCAGCACGTGCTGTACGTCCGCGCTCCCGGCCACGCCCCCGCTCAGCTCGTCGTGGAGGTGCCCGCAGATGGCGTGGTGAAGGTGCCCGTGGCGCTGGGGACCCAGGCACGGCCCACCGGACGCCTCGTCGTCACCGCCAACCGCGAGAACGCCACCGTGCGCGTGGACGGCAAGCCCGCCGGCTTCACCCCCACCGTCGTCACCCTGCCCGAGGGCGAGCACATCCTCGAGGTGGAGAGCCTCGAGGTGCGCCCCCTGCGCCAGGAGGTGCAGGTGGTGGCCGAGCAGGAGCTCAAGGTCCACGCCGAGCTGCGCTATGCGCCCCCGCCCGTGCGCGCCGCCTCCAAGGGGCTGACGTCCGTGGACGAGGCCCCCGCCTCCACCACCGTGCTCACCCAGGAGGAGCTGCGCTCCTTCGGCTGGCGCAACCTCGCCGAGGCCCTCGCCGGCGTGCGCGGCTTCTTCCTCTCCAACGACCGCACCTATACGTACGTGGGCGTGCGCGGCTTCTCCCCGCCCGGAGACTTGAACACCCGCATCCTCATCCTCTGGGACGGCCACGCGATGAACGACGTGTGGGCCGGCCAGGGCTACGCGGCGCATGACTTGTCGGTGGACCTGGAGGAGGTGGAGCGCATCGAGGTCGTCCGCGGCCCCGGCAGCGCGCTGTACGGCACCGGCGCCTTCTTCGCCGTCATCAACGTGGTGCCCCGCGAGTCGCTGGGCACCGAGCGCCACGTGGAGGTGACGGGCGCGGTGGGTGCGCTGGGGACGGTGGGCCTGCATGCCTCGGCCGGCTGGGAGGACGGGTTGGACCGCTCCGTGCTGGCGTCCGCCGCGCTGATGCGCGCCACCGGTGCCGAGACGACGCTGTTGGACCCCAGCACGCGCGTGGCGGGGCTGGACGGCGAGCGCGCCCTCAGCGGCTCGGTGTACGCGCGCTTCAACCACCTCACGCTCATGGGCCGCCTCAACAGCCGGGTGAAGGAGATCCCCACCGGCCCCTTCGGCAGCGTCATCGGCGCCAAGGGCACCCAGTCGCTGGACACGCGCGGCTTCCTCGAGGCGCGCTACGAGCGGCCCCTGAGCGACACCATCAACCTGTCCCTGCGAGGCTCCTTCGACATGAGCCGCTATCGCGGCGACCGCATGTACAACGACGAGGACGGCGACGGCCTCATCCGGGAGACCGAAGGGGGCCGCGCCGACTGGCTCTCCGCCGAGGCCCGCGTGCGGCTGGGCCTGTTCGACGGCAACCACCTCACCGTGGGCCTGGAGGGCCAGGGGCAGATCCGCGTGGAGCAGGAGACGTACGGCCCGGGCGGCGGCATACCGCTGCCCACCAAGACACGCACCCTGCTGTCCCTCTACCTGATGGACGAGTGGCGCCTGCACCCTCGGCTGAGCCTGTCCGCGGGCCTGCGCGTGGACAAGTACCTGGACCTGGACGCCCTGCCCATCACGCCGCGCGTGGCCCTCATCGGGCGCCCGTACACCCGGGGGCTCACCAAGCTGGTCGCCGGCCGGGCCTTCCGCGCCCCCAACGTCTACGAGCTCTTCTACGAGGACTTCCTGGTCACCCAGCGGCCCGCCGAGGAGCTGGGCCCGGAGACCATCACCACCTTCGAGCTGGAGCACTCGCACGACCTGACGGACGAGCTGCGCCTCACCGTGGCGGGCTACCACAACCGCATCTCCAACCTCGTGACGCTGGCGACCGACGAGCTGCCGGTGCCCCGGTGCGGCGACCCGGTGGGCACGGCCCAGTGCTTCATCTTCCAGAACAGCGGCACCGAGACGCTCGCGTGGGGCGCCGAGGCCGGCGTGCACTGGCAGCCCGGCCGCTTCCTGCTGGTGGACCTGAGCTACTCCTACGTCAGCCTGCTGCACGTCCTGGACGAGGTGCAGCACGCCAAGCCCAACCACATCGTCTCCGGGCGGCTGCTGCTGCCGCTGGGTACCGGCGAGGTGCGGCTGGCCGCGCAGGCCACCTACCAGAGCGCCCGCAACAGCGGCGCGGACGCCCCGGAGGTCGGCGAGGCGGTGCTGCTGGGCGTGGGCCTGTCCGGCGAGTTCTCCCGCTTCCGCTACTTCGCGGGCGTGCAGAACCTGCTGGACGAGCAGTACCAGCTGCCCGTGAACTCGGAGACGTCCGCGATGCCCGTCCCCCAGTACGGCCGCACCTTCACCCTCCAGCTCACGGGGACCTACTGAATGGGGACCCTGACGGAGGCTCGGGAGGCGGCACGCCAGGTGACCGATGCCCTGGTGCGCGTGGCGTACCGTGGCGCCTACTCGCTGGCCATGGCGTACTGGTTCGTGCGCCGCCCCTCCGCCGAAGGCGTCCTCGTCGGCGTGTGGCACGGCCGGCGCGTGCTGCTCCTGCAGAACTCCTACAAGCGCTTCTTCAGCATGCCGGGAGGAGGCGCCCACCCCGGCGAGTCCCACGTCCAGACGGCCCTGCGCGAGCTGCGCGAGGAGGTGGGCCTCACCTGGAGCGCCTCGCAGCTGCGCCCCGCCTTCGATGTGGTGGACCTGGGCGAGTTCAAGCGCGACCACGTCTTCTTCATGGAGCGGGACGTGGACGCCGAGCCCGCGCTCACCATCGATCGCCGCGAGGTGGTGTGGGCCGGCTTCATCGACGTGGACTCCGCCCTCCAGCTCCCGCTGACTCCCACGGTGCGCGCCTACCTCACCGATGCCGCGCGGCGTCGCGCCAGCCCCACCTCCCAGGACTGCTGATGGACGACACCGAGCTGCTCTTCATCCAACCCGGGCACACCCTCTACCCGGAGGAGCTGGAGCTGCGCTACCGCGTGCTGCGCGAGCCGCTGGGCTTTCCCCGCTCCGCCGTCACCTTCCCCTTCGAGGCCCAGAGCCTCCACCTCGTCCTGCGCCAGGGCGCCACGGTGCTCGGCTGCGTCCTGTTCAATCCCGAGGACGCCCACGGGGGCCGCCTCTTCCAGATGGCCGTCAGCCCCCCGCTCCAGGGCCGGGGGCTGGGTGCGCGCCTCGTCATCGCCCTGGAGGAGGAGCTGCGGCGGCGCGGCTTCACGCACGTGCACCTCCATGCCCGGGCCAACGTCGTCCCCTTCTACGAGCGCCTGGGCTACGAGGTGTACGGCGAGCCCTTCACGGAAGTGAACATTCCCCATCGCCACATGCGCAAGTCGCTCGCCTCATCTATCCTCCCGGGGCGGAGGAGCCAGGAGGCATGACGGGGACCGCAGAGCGAAAGCTGGCCGCACGCACGCAGGACTTCCTCGAGCTGCACCAGCGCATCCGTTGCATCGAGGACCAGCAGGCCCATGACGCCCTGCTCGAGGAGCTCCAGCACCCGTCGCGGCCGTACATCG containing:
- a CDS encoding HIT family protein, producing MDVNDPCLGCAIVRGATRPPGGIIARAPGLVLHGVAAPSPVPGWVVISSERHLRALYELDEAESRELGAFAARVMRAQREVLGAEHAYAFAIGDVLRHFHLHLVPRFPDTPQRLWGRAVFDAPSAEHRSPEELEAAAKRLAAALATGP
- a CDS encoding TonB-dependent receptor domain-containing protein; amino-acid sequence: MSSLRPVLLALSLLLVPWLARANNTADEADVAFELGNEAYSKGNYNEALRSYFTSYRLVPNRNVLFNIARCYEAQNRFNEAYRYYNDLLAGEPLPDDDAAEVRRALERLRPKVALVRVATTPEGAEVYIDRTDLGSRGRSPQTLALSPGRHKVMVRKEGYRPAEASVVVSRGRSVSQEFELALITGTVELTGTPAGAEVRTAPDGAALAQLPGKLDLPPGQHVLYVRAPGHAPAQLVVEVPADGVVKVPVALGTQARPTGRLVVTANRENATVRVDGKPAGFTPTVVTLPEGEHILEVESLEVRPLRQEVQVVAEQELKVHAELRYAPPPVRAASKGLTSVDEAPASTTVLTQEELRSFGWRNLAEALAGVRGFFLSNDRTYTYVGVRGFSPPGDLNTRILILWDGHAMNDVWAGQGYAAHDLSVDLEEVERIEVVRGPGSALYGTGAFFAVINVVPRESLGTERHVEVTGAVGALGTVGLHASAGWEDGLDRSVLASAALMRATGAETTLLDPSTRVAGLDGERALSGSVYARFNHLTLMGRLNSRVKEIPTGPFGSVIGAKGTQSLDTRGFLEARYERPLSDTINLSLRGSFDMSRYRGDRMYNDEDGDGLIRETEGGRADWLSAEARVRLGLFDGNHLTVGLEGQGQIRVEQETYGPGGGIPLPTKTRTLLSLYLMDEWRLHPRLSLSAGLRVDKYLDLDALPITPRVALIGRPYTRGLTKLVAGRAFRAPNVYELFYEDFLVTQRPAEELGPETITTFELEHSHDLTDELRLTVAGYHNRISNLVTLATDELPVPRCGDPVGTAQCFIFQNSGTETLAWGAEAGVHWQPGRFLLVDLSYSYVSLLHVLDEVQHAKPNHIVSGRLLLPLGTGEVRLAAQATYQSARNSGADAPEVGEAVLLGVGLSGEFSRFRYFAGVQNLLDEQYQLPVNSETSAMPVPQYGRTFTLQLTGTY
- a CDS encoding NUDIX hydrolase — translated: MGTLTEAREAARQVTDALVRVAYRGAYSLAMAYWFVRRPSAEGVLVGVWHGRRVLLLQNSYKRFFSMPGGGAHPGESHVQTALRELREEVGLTWSASQLRPAFDVVDLGEFKRDHVFFMERDVDAEPALTIDRREVVWAGFIDVDSALQLPLTPTVRAYLTDAARRRASPTSQDC
- a CDS encoding GNAT family N-acetyltransferase; this encodes MDDTELLFIQPGHTLYPEELELRYRVLREPLGFPRSAVTFPFEAQSLHLVLRQGATVLGCVLFNPEDAHGGRLFQMAVSPPLQGRGLGARLVIALEEELRRRGFTHVHLHARANVVPFYERLGYEVYGEPFTEVNIPHRHMRKSLASSILPGRRSQEA